The nucleotide sequence AGGACAGGAAATTGGTTACGTTATGCAGAACCCAAATCATATGATTACCCAGGAAACCCTCTTGGATGAGGTAAGTTTTGGATTAAAACTCCGTGGATATAAAAAAGATGAGATCTTAGAAAAAGCAGAAAACACTCTAAAGATCTGCGGGCTGCATGCCTTTAGAAATTGGCCTATAACAGCTCTCAGCTATGGCCAGAAAAAAAGACTGAGTATCGCTACAATCTTAGCTCTAGACCCTAGTATCCTTATCTTAGATGAGCCTACAGCTGGACAGGATTATAAACATTATTTAGAATTTATGCAGTTTATAGAAAACTTAAGCAAAACCGGATTAAGTATCATTTTTATAACCCACGATATGCACCTGGCCCTGGAATACAGTAACCGTGCCATTGTCTTATCCAATGGAGAAATTATCTGTGACGATACAGTTTCAAACGTATTATCTCATACAGAAATTTTAAATCAGGCAAATTTGAAGAAGATATCTGTTTCAACATTAGCACAAGTACTTAATATAGATGAAAAATTAATGCTGGAAACTTTTATAAATCATGATCATAAGGAGATGGTATAAGTGACTACAACAGGAACTTTATATATCGATAAAAAGTCTCCAATCCATTCTTTAGATGGAAGTATAAAACTCTTAATGTTATTAGTTTGGACAGCTGTAGCCTTTCTGTTTACAGACATCAGAGTATTTTTAGGACTTATCTTAGGTGGAGCTTACATCATAAGAATGGCAAACATTACATTTAAAGAAGTTAAACCATTGGTAATATTCTTACTAATATTTACCCTCTTTAACTCTTTATTTTTGATCTTAATAACTCCTGCCTATGGTTCGGAACTTATAGATCAATATACACCTATATTTAATATTTTAGGGAGACCCCTTACCTATGAAACACTGTGGTTTGCAATAATGCTATCTCTAAAATATCTATCTATACTGCCTATAACCATCATATTTATCTTCACTACCCATCCTAGTAGGTTTGCAAGTAGTTTAAATAAGATCGGTGTTTCATATAAGATTGCCTATGCAGTCAATATAGCCCTCAGGTATATCCCTGATGTCAGAGATGAGTTTGTAAATATTATGCACGCTCAAGAAGCTCGTGGAGTAGCCTTTAGAAAGGGAGAAGACAGTCTTATAAATAGATTTAAAAACTATAACACCATCCTTATTCCCTTGGTTTTATCCTCGTTAAACAGGGTAGAAGTAGTCTCAAATGCTATGAACCTACGTGGATTTGGATCTGAAAAAACCAGATCTTGGTACAATGGAAAAAAATATGGTAAATTTGATTTCTTAGCCGTTGCACTCCTACTAGTAGGAGCAGTTGCAGGAATTTTAATAAATAAATTTTATCTCAGCGGATTTTGGTATCCATTTTAAAAAATTATCGTAATTAACATATATATTAATATATTAGGAGGAATAAACAAATGACAAACAAAACTTATTTCACATCTGAGTGTGTATCACCAGGACATCCAGATAAGATCGCAGACCAAATTTCAGACGCAGTATTAGATGCTTGTTTAGCAGAAGATCCAAAATCAAGAGTAGCTTGTGAGACTTTCTGTACAACTGGACAAGTAGTAGTTGGAGGAGAGATCACTACAACTACCTACGTAGATATCCAAACAATCGTTAGAAACAAAATCGATGAGATCGGATATAGACAAGGGATGGGATTTGATTCAGACTGTGGTGTATTAAATGCAATTCATTCTCAATCACCTGACATCTCTCAAGGTGTAGACACAGGTGGAGCCGGTGACCAAGGAATCATGTTCGGAGGAGCAGTAGACGAAACTCCTGAACTTATGCCACTAGCACTTGTTTTATCTAGAGAGATCATCAGAAAGTTAACTGCTATTACTAGAAGCGGTGAATTAGCATGGGCTAGACCAGATGCTAAATCTCAAGTAACATTAGCCTATGATGAAAACGGAAATGTTGATCATGTAGAAACTGTTGTTG is from Psychrilyobacter atlanticus DSM 19335 and encodes:
- a CDS encoding energy-coupling factor transporter transmembrane component T family protein, translated to MTTTGTLYIDKKSPIHSLDGSIKLLMLLVWTAVAFLFTDIRVFLGLILGGAYIIRMANITFKEVKPLVIFLLIFTLFNSLFLILITPAYGSELIDQYTPIFNILGRPLTYETLWFAIMLSLKYLSILPITIIFIFTTHPSRFASSLNKIGVSYKIAYAVNIALRYIPDVRDEFVNIMHAQEARGVAFRKGEDSLINRFKNYNTILIPLVLSSLNRVEVVSNAMNLRGFGSEKTRSWYNGKKYGKFDFLAVALLLVGAVAGILINKFYLSGFWYPF